A region of bacterium DNA encodes the following proteins:
- a CDS encoding efflux RND transporter periplasmic adaptor subunit, with protein sequence MKRKKRLIIISILLLIIFAFIAYKFYIDNRGDKDIISGTGTIETAEVIVSSKVEGRIANLYIDKGTKVKKGQVIAEIERVELKELAREAETKLKLARTHLSQAETLATLGPQITNARIEQAKSNLAQAKASLENTEKDLLRIKRLFEQGAVSQQQFDAIQTKYTLAYENLNTAESNLELALSNRLDNKVKEDEVEKAKSQLKLAETGLELIRIKLAETTIRSPLEGTVLVKSIEEGELVGPGTPIATIANLDDIWVKIYIKEADLGRVKLDQAARVTIDSFPNRIFKGNIHFISQEAEFTPKNIQTREERIKQVFGVEIKLLNPQGIIKPGMPADAEILTNGNYLATD encoded by the coding sequence ATGAAAAGAAAGAAAAGGCTTATTATCATAAGCATCTTGCTCTTAATTATTTTTGCTTTTATTGCCTATAAATTCTATATAGATAATAGAGGTGATAAAGATATTATTTCAGGCACTGGCACTATTGAAACGGCTGAGGTGATAGTATCTTCTAAAGTGGAGGGCAGAATAGCTAATCTTTATATAGATAAAGGGACTAAGGTCAAGAAGGGACAGGTTATTGCCGAGATTGAACGGGTGGAATTAAAGGAACTGGCCAGAGAGGCAGAGACGAAACTTAAATTGGCCAGGACTCATTTGTCCCAGGCAGAGACATTAGCCACACTTGGGCCACAAATCACTAATGCCCGGATTGAGCAAGCTAAGAGTAATTTAGCCCAGGCAAAAGCCAGTTTGGAAAATACTGAGAAAGACCTCTTGCGAATAAAAAGATTGTTTGAGCAGGGCGCCGTCTCTCAACAACAATTTGACGCTATCCAGACTAAATATACCCTGGCTTATGAAAACCTGAATACAGCCGAATCCAACCTCGAACTTGCCCTGTCTAATAGACTAGACAATAAGGTTAAAGAGGATGAGGTTGAAAAAGCTAAATCTCAATTAAAGTTAGCTGAGACTGGCTTAGAATTAATCAGGATCAAGCTGGCTGAAACTACTATTAGGAGTCCCCTGGAGGGAACGGTGCTGGTAAAATCTATCGAAGAGGGCGAGTTAGTCGGCCCGGGGACACCTATTGCCACCATAGCTAATCTGGATGATATCTGGGTAAAGATTTATATCAAGGAGGCTGATTTAGGAAGGGTTAAACTGGATCAGGCGGCAAGGGTAACGATAGACTCATTCCCAAACCGTATCTTTAAAGGCAATATTCACTTTATCTCCCAAGAGGCGGAATTTACCCCTAAGAATATCCAGACCAGGGAAGAACGGATTAAACAGGTCTTTGGGGTAGAAATAAA